tgtacgtctgtgtatatatacgtggTGTGTGCTTGGAGAAACTacgagaaaataagaaagaaattatcAGACCTGAGAAGATATCAAATCAACACAATACTTTCGACTTtgataaaatgaaattattattatctcctctctctctctctctctctctctctctctctctctctctctctctctctctctctctctctctctctcatttgtgtgtGCTTGGAAATTTAAAAGGATATCAAATCAATACAATACTCACGGCTCTGATATAATGgaaattatgtctctctctctctctctctctctctctctctctctctctctctctctctctctctctctctctctcctctctctctctctctcctaaaaacagTTTAATAAGGTAAGGGGATACAAGGATATAGAAAGGCTCCCAGCCATAATGAAATTCCAAAGAGGAAATTTAAACCATTTCTCTATAGGCTCCATTAAAAGATCAGCAGCCATTTAGAATGTAGAACTTTCAATAATTCGTTATCCTTAACTTGCAGGAAGGAAGCGTTAGAATCAAAGGCTATTATAGAGGTTACCATTTAACTAGATTTATTAAGAGCCATAACTCTGTTAATAGCTGTAACTGGTGAAGGAGTCTCTTGGTTTATTACGTGAATTTAATAGCTAGTTGGttctttcttgttattttttgGTGCTATAAAGATGCCTTGGCtggaaaagtgtatatatatatatatatatatatatatatatatatatatatatatataatatatatatatatatatatatatatttatgtatatatacatatatatatatatatatatatatatatatatatatatataattgatttagtAATTGGTATTGCTATTAATATCTGTCGTCTTAATAAGAATAAACCATTAAGTAGaccaacctttatatatatatatatatatatatatatatatatatatatatatatatatatgtgtgtgtgtgtatatatatacaaaggtcatTGATTATTATATTACTTTCCAGAAAAAAATCAGATTAAAAGGTTCCCCAGTCTGAATCAGGAGAGTGAATTGAAGACttcaatatagtataatataatttacTATAGAAGCTCTGGTTCGGAGCACAACTACAATACGTAAATTCATTTTGATTCGAATCTTTATATCAGACATCTCAAAACGAACTAGCAGACACAATAATAGCTtacacaaaacgaaaaaaaaaaaagtcaaacgcTTTGTAGAATTTTTTCTTAACACCAGGAAATGTAAAATAGAGAATTTGGAGCAAAGAGCCCTCATTAGGTCCGCGTTCTTTTCATAATGGggcaaacaaccccccccccccgccccccccaccccccaccccttccctccttaTTACGTAGCACCCTTCCTTTTGATTGGTTGATGGGAAACTGATATTCAATCCTATCATTTCGAGCATCAGATTGAAAGGTTGCCAGACTTCAAAAGAGAAAGAGACGTCTTTCAAATGTTTGAATAGACGAGGCGCTGTAATCCATATTAAGGAAATGGGTCAGCCTGTACATAGAGGATAAGATTATAAACTAATGATATGCGGAGAAGTGTGAGATCTATCGTTGGAGTCAATAAGAACGTATgacattttatttgaaattttattttggaattttattttGTATAGAGTGGACCAAAGGATAAAATGACTAGTAGAGAaattagaatatcattattattacttgcttagctacagccctagttggaaaagctggatacggtaaggccaagggctccaacagggaaaatagcctagtgaggaaaggaaatagggatataAGATACTACaagagagtaatgaaaaattaaaataaaatattctaatgacagtaacaacattaaaattaatctctcatatataaactataaaaacttaagaatcatgagggaaagaaataagatttAATAGTGGTTCcagagtgtatcttcaagcaagaataactctgccccaagacagtgcaacaccatggtacagaggctatggcattaccaagaAATAGGCTCCTTAACTAAtagaaatgtttctctctctctctctctctctctctctctctctctcctctctctctctctctctctctctctctctctctctctagtaataaaAAAAAGCTACGTCAGATAGAATGGACCATAGGATAAACTAAAATATCACCTAGGAGAAAGGAAAATAGTCTCTTTAccaatagaaaatctctctctctctctctctcctctctctctctctctctctctctctctctctctctctctctctctctctctctctctctctctcttgacatttttatctttttgaaaTGGACAGTAAATCGAGAAAATAATCACTTTAAGACAGTGTTGTCAAAACTTTAATACAGAGATAAGACCCAATATCTGATTTAATCAGTACTGCAATATCATGCCCGTATCAACACACAAGTTAAGGAGACTTATTCAGCATCCCTTATACCTTATCCGAAATCATAAATTTACGTATCAACACATGACACAACATAAATTCTATTAATCTGCCCTTTTCTTCCCTTCCCTCTAGTCTGGAAGCGATCCTCTAAGAGTTATTATGGAAACCCAGCCACGCGATTTGGCGAGTAGGTTCATCGGTATGTAGATTGAATTTCACTCCTATCTCCCTTGGCTGATCTCTGGTTCTGTCTATATGACCAGGCAAGGCAATAAGAGATAATCAGATATACTGGTcatagagttctctcgcttgagggtacgctcgggcactatattccatctaatttctcttctttcggtttgttaaaggtttcatagtttatataggatatattcatattaatgttgttactgttcttgaaatattttattttcccttgtttcctttcctcactgttttccctgttggggcccctgggctgatagcatcatACTTTCCAACTTGGaatgtatcttagcaagtaataaataataataataataataataataataataataataataataataataataataataataataataataataataataataataataatgatacaaataataataataataataataataataataataataataataataataataataataataatgataaaaataataataatgataaaaataataataataataataataataacaataataataataataataataataaataataataataataataataataataataaaaacttatgaaacaatatgaaaaaattaataacctTCCTTGCGAATATATTTCGTGACTCTAATGTATTGTATATTATAAATCCTTCTTATAATCGCAATATATGTTTTCCTGAGCAAAAAACATACACAAAGAGAACAATTCACAAGACGAATGGGGACAAACACCTTTGTCGCCTCTGTTACGCCAACTAGATGCAGATATATAAGAACTCCTTTGTTCATCATGAGTTAGATCTTCATACCACTGTTATTGACTTTGAGGTCTCCAGAATAACAAGCTTTGCTAAACTTAATCTTTGACCTGtttttgatatcatcatcatcatcattatcattattattattattattattattattattattattatcattattatgattaatattattattattattattattattattattatttaactaagctacgaccctagttggaaaagcagggatgctacaagcccagggggctccaacagtgaaaatagcccagtgaggaaaggaaacaaggaaagtaaaaattattttaaggacagtaacaacatcaaaataaatatataaaatataaaaaacttttaacaaaacaagtggaagagaaaataagatagaatagtgtgagcgAGTGTACTTTCAACCAAGAGAACAAAAGGAATTGGATCTGATTTAATGTCTGGTTTGAATAGATTGCagtttctgagtgggatacctcaacatggtggaagggtttgtgtattgattgcagtttctgagtggggatacctcaacatggtgaaGGGTTTCTGTATAGATTGcagtttctgagtggggatacctcaacatggtgGAAGGGTTTCTGTATAGATTGcagtttctgagtggggatacctcaacatggtggaagggtttgtgtatagaTTGcagtttctgagtggggatgacCTCAACATGGTGGAAGGGTTTCTGTATAGATTGCAGTTTCTGAGTGGGCGATACCTCAACATGGTGGAAGGGTTTTGTGTactgccatgaccagcaaagctgtacgaatcagggtcacccatactaggttggtttgctgtgattgatcaaACAGAAATCCCCCACCGTTGTCAATCAGCagtggccggcgtggtgatgaaaattaccaaactccagacatgaataagaacatgtctgagacctttgtcctgcatttgctTTTGTCCCACTTGTAGTTATTAtttgatatatggatatatataagcaCAGCTATAAAGTAATCAATGATAGCTTGCTTTACATACAAGCTCAGATATGAAACGAATTCATACGATTAATTTGTCCTGCTTGAATGCTTACTTCGTCGGCTCCTGTAAATAACATACTTTggattattatttcaattcaaaAAGACCCTTCTATTTTGGAATAGGACAAAGATATACATAACATTAATCTAATTATCTATCATAACTATGTTTACAAGACGAACCTCAGTTTGGATAGACACAAAATAGCTATTGAACAGTTCatctctcctatgtaataaagagcaagttttagACTATATGTAtaaacatcatcatcgtcatcatcatcatctcttcctaagcctattgacgcaaagagcttcggttagatttcctaagtcgttatatatgtatatatatatatatatatatatatatatatttatataataaatatatatatatatatatatatatatatatatatatatatatatatatatatatatatacgcacaaagaCAATATCTCATTACTTACAACAAACCGAAAACAGTAAAATTTCTAGAATGGTAAGGTATATACATCACTcatcacaaaacaaaacaaaaaatctccGATAAAAAAAAAGTCCCGAACATCATACAAGTAAGTGGGGGCGTTATTTTGAAGTGGGACAATAAACCAGACATTGAATTGCAGTGTGTGCtgtgtcctttaaaaaaaaaaactaacctttGTCTCAGCATTTGGTTCCACGAATTATCTCTCTGTTATCTGGCACGTGGACAAAGAAAACACATTGAGAGATAAGATTCACTGGCGTTTTGCCTCCCTCCACATTTATCTCTCGACCTTCTTGGGTGTTCGAGTACCTGTCTGCATTACGTATGTTGGTGCACTTgtatgaaggggagagagagagagagagagagagagagagagagaggagagagagagagaggagagagagagagagcaaattttatACGGATTTGATAAATAATATTCAGGCATAGTTCGCACGTgcttacaacagagagagagagagagagagagagagagagagagagaggagagagagagagaatttttattcgGATTTGGCAAATAATATTTCAGGCATTGTTCGCAcgtgcttatgagagagagagagagagagagagagagagagagagagagagagagagagagagagagagagagcaattttataCGGATTTGATAAATAATATTTCAGGCATAGTTCGCACGTgcttacaacagagagagagagagagagagagagagagagagagagagagagagagagagagagagagagagaaaaaaaaaatttatacgaaTTTGACAAATAGTATTTCAGGCATTGTTCGCAagtgcttatgagagagagagagagagagagagagagagagagagagagagagagagagagagagagagagagagagagagagaaattttatacgGATTTGATAAATAATATTTCAGGCATTGTTCGCAcgtgcttatgagagagagagagagagagagagagagagagagagagagagagagagagagagagagagaatatttctataAAGATATGTCAAATTAAAATGATTTCAGGCATAGTTCGCACGTggttatgacagagagagagagagagagagagagagagagaatatttctataAAGATATGTCAAATTATGACATTTCAGGCATAGTTCGCACGTgcttatgacagagagagagagagagagagagagagagagagagagagagagagagagagagaatatttctataAAGATATGTCAAATTATGACATTTCAGGCATAGTTCGCACGTgcttatgacagagagagagagagagagagagtgagagagagagagagagagagagagagagagagagagagagagaatatttctataAAGATATGTCAAATTATGACATTTCAGGCATAGTTCGCACGTgcttatgacagagagagagagagagagagagagagagagagagagagagagagagagagagagagagagagagagagaatatttctataAAGATATGTCAAATTATGACATTTCAGGCATAGTTCGCACGTgcttatgacagagagagagagagagagagagagagagagagagagagagagaatatttttataaagatatgTCAAATTAAAAGATTTCAGGCATAGTTCGCACGTgcttattaacagagagagagagagagagagagagagagagagagagagagagagagagagaatatttctataAAGATATGTCAAATTAAAAGATTTCAGGCATAGTTCGCACGTgcttattacagagagagagagagagagagagagagagagagagagagagagagagagagagagagagagagagagagagagagaggcgggtgtATAATGTAAGCACTGGGTCTTAACAATGGGACAATTGTTATATCTGTTTAAGCTTCTGGTTTTCCAAGAAACTTACTTTATTGTCAAGTAGATATAATCTATAAATACCCAATAGAGAAATTGATATTTTGTGATGTACTTTTCATGCTATAAAGCATATATTATAGATTGCTACGATTATAACATCAAAggtttataaaaaaggaagatcATTTATCAtagatacttatatacatatagatatttatttttatgttactcttcttaaaatactttatttttcctcatttcctttcctcactgggctatttttcctgttggagcccctgggcttatagcatcttgcttttccaactagggttgtagcttgggaatttataatatgataataataacacatattCATTCAAAACCCAggcaatttttcataatttatttacatGTAATAAATTCTCTccgatttatacatatatttatagtttttacgAGATGAAACTGTatgatgcataattttttttttctatctttgatAACGTAAAATCCTTTTTGAGTAATGTTTGCATATTTGCTTTCAGTCTGtcccttgcttgtgggtacactcaggcacactaatcaatctgtttattccctttcctcactgggatattttccctgttggagcccttgggttcataccattcctgcttttcctactagggttgtaacttagttaataataataataataataataataataataataataataataataataatgcacctcATAGTTCCtccttttttattcaattattcatcaATTTTAACTCTATTAACCGTAGTTGAAAACTTATGTATGCCATCCAGTCCCATGTAAAATGTATAAGAACTtttgtaaaaactataaaatgaaaaataaatatcctcttcataaagaaaaaaatagcatgaTTAGTCTCCATATATGTCACCTGAACGTGCTAAACCGAGTTTATCATCAACAGGAAATGAAACAAAGGAGATGagctggagataaaaaaaaaaaaaaaaaaaaaaaaaaccaagagacgAGATCAGATAGATTGCGGTGGGAGGAATGGAGAGCTTTTTACCTACTATCAGTAAAGATATTTGTGGAACACAATGAAccacttgatttaaaaaaaaaataataataataatttgataagacTACAGTCCCGCCCATCAGATGAAATGGTTGTTATCAAAGGTTTGACGTGCATATGGAGTAGTATAGTTAGTCAGTTGGCAATTCATCGTATGTGCTGGACAATACTTTGAAAATTCCCATGCTGGTAGTTAGTCAGTTGGCAATTCATCGTATGTGCTGGTTAATACTTTGAAAATTCGCATGCTGGTAGTTAGTCAGTTGGCAATTTATCGTATGTGCTGGTCAATACTTTGAAAATTCGCATGCTGGTAGTTAGTCAGTTGGCAATCTATCGTATGTGCTGATCAATACATTGAAAATTCGCATGCTGGTAGTTAGTCAGTTGGCAATCTATCGTATGTGCTGATCAATACATTGAAAATTCGCATGCTGGTAGTTAGTCAGTTGGCAATCTATCGTATGTGCTGATCAATACATTGAAAATTCGCATGCTGGTAGTTAGTCAGTTGGCAATTCATCGTATGTGCTGGTCAATACTTTGAAAATTCGCATGCTGGTAGTTAGTCAGTTGGCAATCTATCGTATGTGCTGATCAATACATTGAAAATTCGCATGCTGGTAGTTAGTCAGTTGGCAATTTATCGTATGTGCTGGTCAATACATTGAAAATTCGCATGCTGGTAGTTAGTCTATTGGCAATCTATCGTATGTGCTGATCAATACATTGAAAATTCACATGCTGGTGCCTTGAGACATCCGGGCTTATTTTAAGTTTCAGTGATTGGTAGCGCATTAAACAGACAGTAAATCAAACATATACTCTATTGTAGATACAatataatgtaaagaaaatatatcgGTTAAGTCTTTAAAAGCATTCTATGTTTCGTAAAATCAATCGCTCCTTTTGTTGACATATTTGATGATAAGCAAATCCTTGTTGTTGGATATGTACACGAGAGCGTTTTCAGCCTTAAATATGAATGACAGAGCTTCCGTGGCGTTTGCAAATGATTATCCAAAGGTCAATGAGTATCCCTCTCTTTGGGAAGCTCAGTTGCCAACACCTGACGATTTCTATCGAAGTGAAAAGTCATCTTATTCTCGAATAACAAAAAGTTCCGAAACATCTCAAGAGATTTCGAACGACGATGAAGAGGATCACGGATATCACTCGTCCGACAGCCCATTGTCGACCGTAGGAACGGCGCCTTTCCCTGAAAATCCGAACCTACATATAAACATTTGTGAACAGAAGTCGCGTTCAGAAGACGAAGACAGTCAACAGAAAATAGCTACCAAACATACAGCCTCTCCATTTTTAGAGAAAAGCGTTCATGACCAACTCCTGTGCTGTACGAATGGCTTTTTCGCGTTAACGAACGGTCCGTTCAGCGAATTCGAAGGTAACTGTTCGTGCACGACGCGAACGCTCGTCGACTGGCAGACCAGAGTTTCTTGGACGAACCCCGCCATGAGACACCAAGTGAAAATAAACGAGGCGACTTTCCGAAGTCCTTTTCGAAGTGAAAAAGCGAAGAAATTGACTGTTTACAGCATCCCACGTCTGATGCTGTTGAACGGAGCTGATTATCTAAGGGGAAATGTTCCTCAGGGAGCGTTTAGTAGAAACGTTTACACAGAAAGTCATATTAATTTTGGTGGTGAAAATAACCAAATTTCTAGAGAAGGTAAAAAAACTTACTCAACGTCGTTTTCTTTACTTATATTTTAGTCTTGTTAATCCTATTTACTACATAAATCCCATTTTACTTAAATGTGAAAAGTATGGATTActtataaaaagttatataaaactTAAATGTATAATAATTTATGTGTCATCATAGAAAAATAGATTAGTTTATAGAGTATTTACTTAAATTTTAAAAGATGAATTATTTacaagaatttatataaaactaaaaagtaTGAAAACGCATGTATGCGTCAACATAGAAAAGTAGATTACATTATGGAATATTTGATCAAAAATTAGATGAATTACTTATAAAAcgttatataaaactaaaaattaagaGAATCTATGTGTCAACATAGAAAAGTGTATTACATTATAGAATATTTGGTTAAAGTTTTAAAGGATGAATTTCcttaaaatgttatataaaactaaaaagtaAGAGAACATATGCgtcaacacagaaaaaaaaatagtttagattataaaatatttacttgaaattttaaataatgaattacttataaaatattatataaaactaaaaagtaTTAGAGCCTATGTGTCAACATAAAAATAGATTACAATATAAAGTATTTACTTATAATTTAGATGAATTGCTTATAAAATGTTATACAAAACTAAAAAGTATTAGAGCCTATGTGTCAACATAAAAATAGATTTCAATATAAAGTATTTACTTATGATTTAGATGAATTACTTGCAAAAtgttatataaaactaaaaaaaaaactaaaataaaaaacctGTGTCaacgtataaaaataaatgaaattataaaatattttctggGCAAATGATTGAAAACAACTTCTTATTTTCAGGTAGTAAAATTTATCCTTGTCCGCACCCCAGTTGCGGGAGAGCTTTTCAAAGGAACGAGGAGCTAGCTAGACATGTCAGAATTCACACAGGACAGAAACCCTTTATATGCCAGGTCAGTTTTTAGAAGTTTTCTTCCTGTTATAGACTTTTATTATGGCTGGTATAAATATTTATTTCGCAATTATACTGcgtataaatattttagaatatggttccgttttgatgttgttactgttcttgaaatattttatttcaattattcattacgtgtcttgtagtttatttatttctttaaactccaaatagaattctgcttttccaattagggttgtagcttggctaacaataAGAGTAACAAATCACATATTAATTAACGTCATTCATTAAAGCCAGTTCTTCCCCGGccgaaaatattgttttattttgtaatGACAGGTTTTTTTCCAGCAAAATAATATGATCTTGTTTCtcaagttaataaaaaaatatactccaaatagaattctgcttttccaattagggttgtagcttggctaacaataAGAGTAACAAATCACATATTAATTAACGTCATTCATTAAAGCCAGTTCTTCCCCAgtcaaaaatattgttttattttgtagtttaataaaaaaagtaattcaaatttcTTCCAGCTTTGTAACCGGGGTTTCGTAAGACGAGACCATTTGGCCAAGCATCAGAGGACCCACTTGCCAACTCACGCCAAACGTACCTACCGTTGTCCTTTGCAGGGATGTGTTCATAGGTAAAGCATTTATTATGTTGGCTTCAAGGATACTAATCATATTACTAGTTATGCATTGAttcttgtgtagtttatttatttcattgtttcctttcctcactaggctatttttccctgttggagccctagggcttatatcagcctgcttttcctactagggttgtagcttaactaataataataataataataataataataataatgataataataataataaggttgtagcttaactaataataataataataataataataataataataataaggttgtagcttaactagtaataataataataataataataataataataataataataataacaataatgataataataataataataaggttgtagcttaactaataataataa
The DNA window shown above is from Palaemon carinicauda isolate YSFRI2023 chromosome 37, ASM3689809v2, whole genome shotgun sequence and carries:
- the LOC137629397 gene encoding uncharacterized protein, yielding MISKSLLLDMYTRAFSALNMNDRASVAFANDYPKVNEYPSLWEAQLPTPDDFYRSEKSSYSRITKSSETSQEISNDDEEDHGYHSSDSPLSTVGTAPFPENPNLHINICEQKSRSEDEDSQQKIATKHTASPFLEKSVHDQLLCCTNGFFALTNGPFSEFEGNCSCTTRTLVDWQTRVSWTNPAMRHQVKINEATFRSPFRSEKAKKLTVYSIPRLMLLNGADYLRGNVPQGAFSRNVYTESHINFGGENNQISREGSKIYPCPHPSCGRAFQRNEELARHVRIHTGQKPFICQLCNRGFVRRDHLAKHQRTHLPTHAKRTYRCPLQGCVHSYTRSDALTRHMWTAHHIKARQPARPSTRGLSHQNQKISPPKTESVIKANAGRFPTGPDSTSLPPQVPDSDRGEHYAIDGSRSMDAAAETQMKAKAERTLALNSRLSAVYGPNATPLHNPRLKLFASSNTAFRVIKNSRRLLC